The following are encoded in a window of Salinibacter ruber DSM 13855 genomic DNA:
- a CDS encoding heavy metal translocating P-type ATPase: MSRPSPETETSPPDAPSHAPSAEGDACAVEPVPSERREGHSSGERGERLTLPIKGMSCASCAKSVEGALAGVDGVAEARVNFATERARVGLQKGRQVPVGKLAQAVADSGYEVRTAETALTVQGMTCASCVSRVEDALGAVEGVLEVTVNLATDRATVRYVPGATERTDLTQAIRDAGYEGGGTEEGGDRADVENQAREDEQRSMRRRFLWALAFALPVFVLEMGFMHIPAMEAWITDQVSTQTLYYVLFALTSVVQFGPGRYFYKHGWPALKSGAPDMNTLVMMGTSAAYGYSVVATFLPTVLPEGTVHVYYEAAATIITLILAGNYMEALAKGRASDAIRSLLDLQATTARIIRDGEAVEVDVRDVGPGDVVRVRPGEKVPVDGEVVDGSSYVDESMVTGEPDPVSKGEGDEVVGGTINKTGSFTFRATRVGEETVLSQIVEMVEQAQGSAPPIQSLADRVVRVFVPFVLATAALTFGVWMVWGPDPVLTYALVSAVSVLIIACPCAMGIATPISVMVGTGRAAELGVYVREGDALQALHAADLVALDKTGTLTKGRPEVTDVRPRDGFGETDVLRWAAAVEAQSEHPIGAALAARAEERGLALPDATDFEAIPGHGVRATVEERDVAVGAARLMERHDVAIPAGAEETADRLADAAKTPLYVAVDGTLAAVVAVADPIKESTPAALDALHTLGIEVAMVTGDDERTARAIADQLGIDRVQAEVLPDEKAAAVDDFQAGGRTVAFVGDGINDAPALAQADVGIAIGTGTDVAIESGDIVLMAGDLRGVPNAVHLSRSTLRNIKQNLFWAFAYNVLLIPVAAGVLYPAFGLLLSPALAALAMVFSDLFVVGNALRLRRLNVPLGGEQAVATA; the protein is encoded by the coding sequence ATGAGTCGCCCTTCTCCCGAGACTGAGACGTCGCCACCAGACGCTCCCTCCCACGCCCCGTCCGCCGAGGGGGACGCCTGTGCGGTCGAGCCGGTCCCTTCCGAACGTCGGGAGGGCCATTCCTCCGGGGAGCGAGGAGAGCGCCTGACGCTGCCCATAAAGGGCATGTCGTGCGCCTCCTGCGCGAAGAGCGTGGAGGGGGCGCTCGCGGGTGTTGACGGGGTGGCGGAGGCCCGTGTCAACTTTGCAACCGAGCGGGCTCGAGTGGGGCTCCAAAAGGGGCGACAGGTGCCGGTCGGGAAACTGGCGCAGGCCGTCGCCGACAGCGGCTACGAGGTGCGCACCGCCGAAACGGCCCTCACGGTGCAGGGGATGACCTGCGCCTCGTGCGTCTCCCGCGTCGAAGACGCCTTGGGCGCGGTGGAGGGGGTGCTGGAGGTGACTGTGAATCTCGCCACCGACCGCGCCACGGTGCGCTACGTGCCGGGTGCAACCGAGCGCACGGACCTCACGCAGGCCATTCGCGACGCCGGCTACGAGGGGGGTGGGACGGAAGAGGGGGGCGACCGTGCCGATGTGGAGAACCAGGCCCGAGAAGACGAGCAGCGGTCGATGAGGCGTCGGTTCCTCTGGGCGCTGGCCTTCGCGCTTCCGGTATTCGTGTTGGAGATGGGCTTCATGCACATCCCGGCGATGGAGGCCTGGATCACCGATCAGGTGTCCACCCAGACGCTGTACTACGTGCTGTTTGCCCTGACGTCGGTGGTGCAGTTTGGGCCGGGGCGCTACTTTTACAAGCACGGCTGGCCTGCGCTCAAGAGCGGCGCCCCCGACATGAACACACTCGTGATGATGGGCACCTCGGCGGCGTACGGCTACTCGGTGGTGGCGACCTTTCTCCCGACCGTGCTGCCGGAGGGAACCGTTCACGTCTACTACGAGGCCGCCGCGACGATCATCACTCTGATTCTGGCAGGCAATTACATGGAGGCGCTCGCCAAGGGGCGCGCCAGCGACGCGATCCGCTCGCTGTTGGACCTGCAGGCCACCACCGCGCGGATCATTCGCGACGGGGAGGCGGTCGAGGTGGACGTGCGCGACGTGGGGCCGGGCGACGTGGTTCGGGTGCGGCCCGGCGAAAAGGTGCCGGTGGACGGCGAAGTGGTGGATGGCTCCTCGTATGTCGACGAGTCGATGGTGACCGGCGAGCCCGACCCGGTGAGCAAGGGGGAGGGCGACGAGGTCGTGGGGGGTACCATCAACAAGACGGGCAGCTTCACCTTCCGCGCCACGCGGGTGGGGGAGGAGACGGTGCTCTCCCAGATCGTAGAGATGGTGGAGCAGGCGCAGGGATCGGCCCCGCCCATTCAGTCGCTCGCCGACCGGGTGGTCCGGGTCTTCGTCCCGTTCGTCCTGGCGACGGCCGCCCTCACCTTTGGCGTCTGGATGGTGTGGGGGCCGGACCCGGTGCTCACATACGCCCTGGTCTCCGCCGTATCCGTCCTTATCATTGCGTGTCCCTGTGCGATGGGCATCGCCACGCCGATTTCGGTGATGGTGGGGACGGGGCGCGCGGCGGAGCTGGGCGTGTACGTCCGGGAGGGCGACGCGCTGCAGGCCCTCCACGCGGCGGACCTCGTGGCGCTCGACAAAACCGGCACGCTCACGAAGGGCCGGCCCGAAGTGACGGACGTGCGCCCGCGAGATGGATTCGGGGAGACGGACGTGCTTCGCTGGGCGGCCGCCGTAGAGGCCCAGTCCGAGCACCCGATTGGGGCGGCGCTGGCGGCCCGGGCCGAGGAGAGGGGGCTCGCCCTGCCGGACGCGACGGACTTTGAAGCGATCCCCGGACACGGCGTGCGGGCCACCGTGGAGGAGCGCGATGTCGCGGTGGGGGCCGCCCGCCTCATGGAACGGCACGACGTTGCGATTCCCGCCGGGGCCGAAGAGACGGCCGACCGCCTGGCCGACGCCGCCAAGACGCCCCTGTACGTGGCGGTGGACGGGACGCTGGCCGCCGTGGTGGCGGTGGCCGACCCCATTAAGGAGTCGACGCCCGCGGCGCTCGACGCCCTGCACACCCTGGGCATTGAGGTTGCCATGGTTACGGGCGACGACGAGCGCACCGCCCGGGCCATTGCCGACCAGCTCGGCATCGACCGCGTGCAGGCCGAGGTGCTGCCCGACGAGAAGGCCGCGGCGGTGGACGACTTTCAGGCAGGGGGACGGACGGTCGCGTTCGTGGGCGACGGCATCAACGACGCGCCCGCCCTGGCCCAGGCCGATGTCGGCATTGCCATCGGCACCGGCACCGACGTGGCCATCGAGAGCGGCGACATCGTCCTAATGGCCGGGGACCTGCGCGGCGTCCCCAACGCGGTGCACCTGTCGCGGTCCACCCTCCGCAACATCAAACAGAATCTGTTCTGGGCCTTCGCGTACAACGTGCTCCTGATTCCCGTGGCGGCGGGCGTGCT
- a CDS encoding methyltransferase domain-containing protein, which translates to MDDFSIADARLTRALRDLRRINRLLGGYRATDRALDPALRHHDRLRLLDVGCGSGDHLVHLARRGERFGCTLDLIGVDANPVTVGHARAHLDQHLPPRLRNRVRVEIGDAQALSHDAGAVDIAHAALFLHHFHGPSAVRVLSEMQRVARHGLLVNDLHRHLLAYVGIWGLSRALGLAPMVQHDGPVSVRRGFRRADLHTLARGARLPVPTVRWHWAFRWTLSTLDLDA; encoded by the coding sequence ATGGATGATTTTTCGATCGCGGACGCTCGTCTCACGCGGGCCCTCCGCGACCTCCGACGCATCAACCGGTTGCTCGGAGGGTACCGGGCCACGGATCGCGCCCTCGACCCGGCGCTCAGGCACCACGATCGCCTCCGTCTGCTGGACGTGGGGTGCGGGAGCGGAGACCACTTGGTCCACCTGGCCCGGCGAGGCGAGCGCTTCGGGTGCACCCTGGACCTCATCGGCGTTGACGCCAACCCCGTCACGGTGGGCCATGCCCGGGCCCATCTCGACCAACACCTGCCCCCCCGTCTTCGGAACCGGGTCCGTGTCGAGATCGGGGACGCCCAAGCCCTTTCCCACGATGCCGGGGCCGTCGACATCGCCCACGCGGCCCTGTTTCTGCATCACTTTCACGGCCCCTCGGCGGTCCGGGTGCTTTCGGAGATGCAGCGGGTGGCCCGGCACGGCCTTCTCGTGAACGACCTCCACCGGCACCTCCTCGCCTATGTGGGGATCTGGGGCCTCAGCCGCGCCCTCGGGCTCGCCCCGATGGTGCAGCACGACGGGCCCGTGTCCGTCCGGCGCGGGTTTCGTCGGGCGGACCTCCACACCCTCGCCCGGGGCGCCCGGCTGCCCGTCCCAACCGTCCGGTGGCATTGGGCCTTCCGGTGGACCCTGTCGACGCTCGACCTCGATGCGTGA
- a CDS encoding NAD(P)/FAD-dependent oxidoreductase, with amino-acid sequence MPYDALVIGGGLSGCSTALQLAREGHDVLLAEQSTYPRQKLCGEFLSPEAQSSFRRLGVLDDVRAAGAEPIGRTCLTTSSGATTSHSLPDAALGFSRYRLDQLLFQKACTMGVEGRSGTRVTNIRGGLRDGFVASVGGDSVEARLVLGAHGRRSRLDRSLERPFLSENTPYVAFKAHYAGPTAAALENTIELHSAPGAYCGLSPVEGNRINVCWIGRTDALKDAGGSPEGMLNTTLRQNPAFDERLSGLTRVSDRFEAVSQVPLMPKSRFADDVCMIGDAAGMIAPLCGDGMAMALRTADLVSPLASDFLNGRHPAHAFRTSYETAWTDTFGQRMRLGRWIHAAAFRPGAAWTLVQSCRLLPPLAQWIIRSTRGRQGALAGAGAP; translated from the coding sequence ATGCCCTACGATGCACTCGTAATTGGCGGTGGCCTGTCGGGGTGTAGCACCGCACTCCAACTGGCCCGCGAGGGCCACGACGTGCTCCTGGCCGAGCAGTCAACCTATCCGCGCCAGAAGCTGTGTGGGGAGTTCTTGTCGCCGGAGGCGCAGTCCTCGTTTCGACGCCTCGGCGTGCTCGACGACGTTCGCGCCGCGGGGGCAGAACCCATCGGCCGGACATGCCTGACCACCTCCAGCGGCGCCACAACGTCCCACTCTCTTCCCGATGCGGCCCTTGGCTTTAGCCGCTACCGGCTCGATCAACTGCTCTTCCAAAAGGCCTGCACGATGGGGGTCGAAGGCCGCTCCGGGACCCGGGTTACAAACATCCGTGGTGGTCTCCGGGACGGGTTCGTAGCAAGCGTCGGTGGCGATTCTGTGGAGGCCCGTCTCGTCCTCGGGGCGCACGGCCGCAGGAGTCGACTGGACCGGTCGTTGGAACGGCCCTTTTTGTCGGAAAACACGCCGTACGTGGCCTTCAAGGCCCACTACGCCGGCCCCACCGCGGCGGCCCTGGAGAACACGATTGAACTCCACAGCGCCCCGGGCGCGTACTGCGGGCTGTCTCCGGTCGAGGGGAACCGCATCAACGTCTGTTGGATCGGACGCACCGACGCCCTCAAGGACGCCGGCGGGTCGCCCGAGGGCATGCTCAACACCACCCTCCGCCAGAACCCGGCCTTCGACGAGCGGCTCAGCGGACTCACGCGTGTCAGCGACCGCTTCGAGGCGGTGAGCCAGGTCCCCCTCATGCCGAAATCCCGGTTCGCGGATGACGTGTGCATGATCGGGGACGCCGCGGGCATGATTGCCCCGCTCTGCGGCGACGGGATGGCGATGGCGCTCCGGACCGCGGATCTGGTGAGTCCGCTGGCGTCCGACTTTCTCAACGGACGGCATCCGGCCCACGCGTTCCGGACGAGCTACGAAACCGCCTGGACCGACACGTTCGGCCAACGCATGCGGTTGGGGCGGTGGATCCACGCGGCGGCGTTTCGTCCGGGGGCCGCCTGGACCCTGGTCCAGAGCTGTCGGCTGCTTCCGCCGCTCGCGCAGTGGATCATCCGTAGCACCCGGGGGCGGCAGGGGGCCCTCGCCGGTGCAGGGGCTCCGTGA
- a CDS encoding L-threonylcarbamoyladenylate synthase: MATTRTTSPTEAADRLRRGELVAFPTETVYGLGADAFQPDAVRRIFEAKGRPADNPLIVHLRRRDQIGQVAARVPSVAQHLLDAFAPGPLTLILPKHEDLPSVVTAGLETVGVRVPRLPLTQSFLEACDTPVPAPSANRSGRPSPTSWEAVEHDLAGRIDCILQGGRTDAGVESTVVDCTTDPATVLRPGAVSVESLRRALGAVQVPSSDADEAPRSPGTRHRHYAPSAQVRLVEDPSEAVSGDRHAYVGLDVPPHPDALGAVYVEESVKAYAHDLFHIFRTCDENEVEVIYAQTVPPNGLGRALNDRLRRAAAR, from the coding sequence GTGGCAACCACACGCACGACTTCTCCCACGGAGGCGGCCGATCGCCTTCGCCGCGGCGAGCTGGTCGCCTTTCCCACCGAAACGGTCTACGGGCTCGGGGCGGACGCCTTCCAGCCGGACGCCGTGCGGCGCATCTTTGAGGCCAAGGGCCGTCCGGCCGACAATCCGCTGATCGTCCACCTCCGACGCCGGGACCAGATTGGGCAGGTGGCGGCCCGCGTCCCCTCTGTCGCGCAGCATCTCCTGGATGCCTTCGCCCCGGGCCCCCTGACCCTCATTCTGCCCAAGCACGAAGACCTCCCCTCGGTCGTCACGGCGGGGCTGGAGACGGTGGGCGTTCGCGTCCCGCGTCTGCCGCTGACGCAGTCTTTTCTGGAGGCGTGCGACACGCCGGTGCCGGCGCCGTCGGCCAACCGGTCGGGCCGGCCGAGCCCGACGAGCTGGGAGGCCGTAGAGCACGACCTGGCGGGGCGCATCGACTGCATCCTACAGGGCGGGCGCACGGACGCCGGGGTTGAGTCGACGGTCGTGGACTGCACCACAGACCCCGCCACGGTGCTTCGTCCCGGGGCCGTGTCGGTCGAGTCCCTTCGTCGCGCCCTGGGTGCAGTGCAGGTGCCCTCCTCGGACGCGGATGAGGCCCCGCGGAGCCCGGGCACGCGTCACCGGCACTACGCGCCGTCCGCTCAGGTGCGGCTCGTCGAAGATCCCTCGGAGGCCGTCTCCGGGGACCGCCACGCGTACGTTGGGCTCGATGTGCCCCCCCATCCGGACGCCCTCGGGGCCGTGTATGTCGAGGAGAGCGTGAAAGCCTACGCCCACGACCTCTTCCATATCTTTCGGACCTGCGACGAGAACGAGGTTGAGGTCATCTATGCCCAGACCGTACCGCCCAACGGACTGGGGCGGGCGCTCAACGACCGCCTTCGTCGTGCGGCGGCCCGGTAG
- a CDS encoding YkvA family protein, with the protein MPSDTTPRGEQTSTPELALGPAPSRSEVTSTLIEAARRVLRRRFRVVLLIRDAYAHLEANTDALTAVWTDLRAALRLLVAWTRRSYRKVSTTSLVLLVAALLYFVTPIDAIPDPLGALGFVDDLAVVQTAVETVRDELDQFRSWEERQRLPASS; encoded by the coding sequence ATGCCTTCCGACACGACCCCTCGTGGTGAGCAAACGTCTACGCCAGAGCTTGCCTTGGGCCCAGCGCCGAGCCGTTCGGAGGTGACGAGCACCCTCATCGAGGCCGCCCGTCGGGTTTTGCGGCGCCGGTTTCGGGTAGTGCTGCTCATCCGGGATGCCTATGCCCACCTAGAGGCCAACACCGACGCCCTCACGGCCGTGTGGACGGACCTGCGGGCCGCCCTCCGCCTTCTGGTGGCCTGGACGCGCCGGTCGTACCGAAAGGTTTCCACGACGTCCCTGGTGCTTCTGGTGGCCGCCCTCTTGTACTTCGTCACCCCAATCGATGCCATTCCCGACCCCCTCGGGGCCCTCGGGTTCGTCGACGACCTTGCCGTCGTTCAGACGGCCGTGGAGACGGTGCGCGACGAGCTGGATCAGTTCCGCAGCTGGGAGGAGAGACAGCGCCTTCCGGCATCATCGTAG
- a CDS encoding ferredoxin: MADTREREISGQTVRIDRTLCIGSGNCTNIAPEIYVIREDNIVDFQDETPDIEQGRLEEAAALCPVDALIVEDEEGERIVP, translated from the coding sequence ATGGCTGACACCCGCGAACGAGAAATCAGCGGCCAGACGGTTCGCATCGATCGGACCCTCTGCATTGGATCGGGCAACTGCACGAACATCGCGCCCGAGATTTACGTGATTCGGGAAGACAACATCGTCGACTTTCAGGACGAAACGCCCGACATTGAACAGGGACGCTTGGAGGAAGCAGCGGCCCTGTGTCCGGTGGATGCACTAATCGTAGAGGACGAGGAGGGGGAGCGGATCGTCCCCTAG
- a CDS encoding CBS domain-containing protein gives MGEHNVRRDAEPSKLRKFTNHLMRDVRALELMLHEDMFESGTRRIGAEQELFMVDERGDPAPVIEEVLERNSDERIVTELTRYNVEFNMDPLRFGGDCFQQMEASTSELVETVRGLTQQVDSEIALTGILPTAHLSDFAMDYMTPRPRYYALNDAISRLRGGAGQYQIRGIDELFVKHDSIMLEGCNTSFQTHFQVSPEEFPRYYNIAQVVAAPCLAAATNSPLLFGKRLWRETRIALFQQAVDTRSTNLYLREMSPRVHFGTDWVDESVMEIFKEDISRFRVLLTTELGEDSLETLEAGGVPNLKALQLHNGTVYRWNRACYGITDGKPHLRIENRVLPSGPTVIDEIANAVFWYGLVAGLAHEYRDVSEHIDFYEARYNFNAAARSGLASQFTWLDGSNRPAHELILDTLIPLAEEGLRTSDIASSDIDRYLGVIQKRVETQQTGAQWQLDSLARMEEVGSRAERLGALTRGMVERQKEGHPVHEWSLATLEEGYTPTGMQETNVEAYMTTDPFTVHEKESIEFVARLMDWQKIRHVLVEDEEHRLVGLVSHRTLLRHMAERTEQPEGGVPVGEIMVEDPISVSPDRPTLEAVELMREHEIGALPVVRENRLVGIITEQDFIQIAGNILDETLGLDGDAEASAASSDSEGVDVSS, from the coding sequence ATGGGTGAACACAACGTACGCCGGGACGCGGAGCCCTCCAAGCTCCGCAAGTTTACAAATCACCTGATGCGGGATGTCCGGGCGCTGGAGCTCATGCTCCACGAGGACATGTTTGAGAGCGGAACGCGCCGCATTGGGGCCGAGCAGGAGCTCTTCATGGTAGACGAGCGGGGCGACCCGGCGCCCGTCATCGAAGAGGTCCTCGAGCGAAACAGCGACGAGCGCATCGTCACGGAGCTGACGCGGTACAACGTGGAGTTCAACATGGACCCGCTTCGGTTTGGGGGGGACTGCTTCCAGCAGATGGAGGCGTCGACGTCCGAGCTGGTCGAGACAGTGCGGGGCCTTACGCAACAGGTGGACAGCGAGATTGCCCTTACGGGCATCCTGCCCACGGCCCACCTGTCGGACTTCGCAATGGACTACATGACCCCTCGGCCGCGCTACTACGCCCTCAACGACGCCATCTCCCGGTTGCGGGGCGGGGCGGGGCAGTATCAGATCCGCGGCATCGACGAGCTGTTCGTGAAGCACGACTCCATCATGCTGGAGGGGTGCAACACGAGCTTTCAGACGCACTTCCAGGTGTCGCCGGAGGAGTTTCCGCGCTACTACAACATTGCCCAGGTGGTGGCGGCCCCATGCCTCGCCGCGGCCACCAACTCGCCGCTTCTCTTCGGCAAGCGGCTCTGGCGCGAGACCCGGATTGCCCTCTTCCAGCAGGCCGTCGATACGCGGTCGACCAACTTGTACCTGCGAGAGATGAGCCCTCGCGTGCACTTCGGCACGGACTGGGTGGACGAGTCGGTGATGGAGATCTTCAAGGAGGACATCTCCCGCTTCCGGGTGCTCCTGACGACGGAGCTGGGCGAGGACTCGCTGGAGACGCTGGAGGCAGGGGGGGTGCCTAATCTCAAGGCCCTGCAGCTCCACAACGGCACCGTGTATCGCTGGAACCGCGCCTGCTACGGCATCACCGACGGGAAGCCCCACCTACGGATCGAGAATCGGGTGTTGCCGTCCGGGCCCACCGTCATCGACGAGATCGCAAACGCGGTCTTCTGGTACGGGCTCGTGGCGGGGCTGGCCCACGAGTACCGCGACGTGTCCGAGCACATCGACTTCTACGAGGCCCGATACAACTTCAACGCGGCCGCCCGGAGCGGCCTGGCCTCCCAGTTTACGTGGCTGGACGGCAGCAACCGCCCGGCCCACGAGCTGATTCTCGACACCCTCATCCCGCTGGCGGAGGAGGGCCTCCGAACCTCCGATATTGCATCGTCGGACATTGATCGGTACCTCGGGGTCATCCAGAAACGCGTAGAAACCCAGCAGACCGGAGCGCAGTGGCAACTCGACTCCCTGGCCCGCATGGAGGAGGTCGGGTCGCGGGCCGAGCGCCTCGGGGCGCTCACGCGAGGGATGGTGGAGCGTCAGAAGGAGGGGCACCCGGTCCACGAGTGGTCCCTGGCGACCCTGGAGGAGGGGTATACCCCGACCGGCATGCAGGAAACGAACGTGGAGGCCTACATGACCACCGATCCCTTCACCGTCCACGAGAAGGAATCGATCGAGTTTGTGGCACGGCTGATGGACTGGCAAAAGATCCGCCACGTCCTCGTGGAGGACGAAGAGCACCGGCTGGTGGGACTCGTAAGCCACCGCACCCTTCTCCGCCACATGGCCGAACGGACCGAGCAGCCGGAGGGCGGCGTGCCGGTGGGAGAGATTATGGTCGAGGATCCCATCTCGGTGTCCCCGGACCGCCCGACCCTGGAGGCCGTGGAGCTCATGCGCGAGCACGAAATCGGGGCCCTGCCCGTGGTGCGCGAGAACCGACTGGTCGGCATCATTACCGAGCAGGACTTCATTCAGATTGCGGGCAACATCCTCGACGAGACGCTCGGCCTGGACGGGGACGCAGAGGCCAGTGCCGCCTCGTCGGACTCGGAGGGCGTGGACGTGAGCTCCTGA
- a CDS encoding tetratricopeptide repeat protein yields the protein MDVRLPSRLAPPLGAVLLCTLLMGGPPPTVASPAVLFPSADTTSPRARRLLIQGTTEAQLGDYEEAISHFEAALEQVPEAPVLLLALADAHEAQGALSTALFYARRAQTQGSPRPSPYRRLAEMQRAAGDPAAALRTYQQLLDHVPNANDAHRARAAIQADLGRTKGAIQSYEIYLQRADSPPIDVYRRLLSLYRKTGDKDGVETTLRTLVERRPTVRSYQRRLGEYYADEGRPRKALALLAPLGRQFPNDEALRRQVQRLARQTGQSIASPTQRAQSDSTRSQSASPDAPLRRARSMYDAATASSPPDTAQLRAAAGVLRDVLHQSPDTEAALSLQAELYQAWGRPEEAGRAMERLLDLTPRAPGRWVRTAQTYQRAHLYARAAGVAEEGFLLFPGHMPLARTAAFARLRTGDPAKARRHFQDALSLLGDSTGAAAEAVLHAGLGLAKSRLGRPREADDALKNARALAPQHPQVVRLYARSLARQDDRLDQALDLAEQAVENAPDSPSAHRALGQVQFRRDELEAARRHLRIALDAGGPSATLLERLGDVEAALGNDTAAQTYWQRALDRNPDRSSLREKLAVPANS from the coding sequence ATGGACGTTCGCTTGCCCTCCCGGTTGGCCCCGCCCCTGGGCGCAGTGCTCCTGTGTACACTCCTGATGGGCGGGCCGCCGCCCACCGTTGCGTCTCCGGCTGTGCTCTTCCCGTCCGCCGACACCACGTCCCCCCGGGCTCGGCGGCTGCTCATTCAGGGCACCACCGAGGCGCAGTTGGGGGACTACGAGGAGGCCATTTCCCACTTTGAGGCGGCGCTGGAGCAGGTGCCAGAAGCTCCGGTCCTGCTCCTAGCCCTCGCCGACGCGCATGAGGCCCAGGGCGCCCTCTCCACCGCCCTCTTCTATGCGCGGCGGGCCCAGACGCAAGGATCGCCTCGTCCGTCGCCCTACCGGCGCCTCGCCGAAATGCAGCGGGCTGCTGGGGACCCGGCCGCAGCCCTCCGCACCTACCAGCAGCTTCTCGACCACGTCCCCAACGCCAACGACGCGCACCGGGCCCGGGCGGCAATTCAGGCGGACCTAGGGCGGACGAAGGGCGCCATTCAGTCCTACGAAATATACCTCCAGCGCGCCGATTCGCCACCGATCGACGTGTATCGTCGGCTGCTTTCCCTCTACCGCAAAACGGGCGACAAAGACGGGGTTGAGACCACCCTTCGAACCCTGGTAGAGCGGCGGCCCACTGTTCGTTCGTACCAGCGTCGCCTCGGGGAATACTACGCAGACGAGGGGCGGCCCCGGAAGGCGCTTGCCCTGCTGGCTCCGTTGGGGCGGCAGTTCCCCAACGACGAAGCCCTTCGGCGGCAGGTCCAACGGCTCGCCCGCCAGACCGGGCAATCAATTGCCTCCCCCACTCAGCGGGCGCAGTCGGACTCGACCCGCTCTCAGAGCGCATCCCCGGATGCGCCCCTGCGCCGTGCCCGGTCGATGTACGACGCAGCGACAGCCTCGTCCCCGCCCGACACCGCACAGCTGCGGGCCGCGGCGGGGGTGTTGCGGGATGTCTTGCATCAATCCCCCGACACTGAAGCGGCCCTTTCCCTCCAGGCCGAGCTCTACCAGGCATGGGGCCGCCCCGAGGAGGCAGGGCGGGCGATGGAGCGGCTTTTGGATCTCACCCCCCGGGCCCCAGGCCGATGGGTGCGGACCGCACAGACGTACCAGCGGGCGCACCTGTACGCTCGTGCCGCCGGGGTGGCCGAAGAAGGATTCCTGCTCTTCCCCGGACACATGCCCCTGGCCCGCACCGCCGCGTTCGCACGTCTTCGCACAGGCGACCCCGCCAAGGCCCGACGCCACTTTCAGGATGCCCTGTCTCTCCTCGGCGACTCCACCGGCGCCGCGGCAGAAGCCGTCTTGCACGCCGGCCTCGGGCTCGCCAAGAGCCGGCTCGGGCGGCCCCGGGAGGCCGACGACGCCCTGAAGAACGCTCGCGCCCTCGCCCCCCAGCATCCACAGGTGGTTCGCCTGTATGCCCGAAGCCTCGCCCGGCAGGACGACCGGCTGGACCAGGCCCTCGACCTCGCAGAGCAGGCAGTGGAGAATGCCCCGGATTCGCCGTCGGCCCACCGCGCGCTGGGACAGGTGCAGTTTCGGCGCGACGAGCTGGAGGCCGCGCGGCGTCACCTGCGCATCGCCCTGGACGCCGGCGGCCCCTCTGCCACGCTCTTGGAGCGGCTGGGCGACGTGGAGGCGGCGCTGGGCAACGACACGGCAGCCCAAACGTATTGGCAACGCGCGCTGGACCGCAATCCCGATCGCTCGTCCCTGCGCGAGAAGCTTGCCGTGCCTGCGAACTCGTAG
- a CDS encoding DUF4292 domain-containing protein — MTSSPVPSASRALLLTLTCALFLIGCGSSSPNTAPRLPDAFPDHSVDQIRTQITRGTDTIRGYTAKARVRVQTPNQTQSFNAVIHHRRADSLFMRLSLFGIEGGRLLLTPDSVFFYDTRNTVLRVGPVEAVQKLFPAPVSSDQFFDNMLGVLAPAARPAWSLQSDSTLYYLSDATDRERYTVDPAHWRVVRYEERSATGTVRQKRLFSQFRRVEDVLLPARLIFQQPSDDLRAVVNYEEMTLNPSGLSFSLDVPEQVPRRRFQ; from the coding sequence TTGACGTCCTCCCCGGTCCCTTCCGCCTCCCGTGCGCTCCTGCTCACACTGACGTGTGCTCTTTTTCTCATCGGATGCGGCAGTTCGTCGCCGAACACCGCCCCGCGCCTCCCCGACGCCTTTCCCGACCACTCGGTCGATCAGATCCGGACCCAGATTACGAGGGGGACCGACACGATTCGGGGCTACACCGCGAAAGCGCGGGTCCGCGTCCAGACCCCCAACCAGACCCAATCGTTCAACGCCGTCATTCATCACCGGCGGGCCGACTCCCTGTTCATGCGCCTCAGCCTGTTCGGGATCGAAGGGGGACGCCTCCTCCTGACGCCCGACAGCGTATTTTTCTACGACACGCGCAACACCGTATTGCGCGTGGGGCCGGTGGAGGCCGTCCAGAAGCTCTTCCCCGCCCCGGTGTCGTCGGACCAGTTCTTCGACAACATGCTCGGGGTGCTCGCCCCGGCCGCCCGCCCCGCATGGTCGCTACAGTCCGACAGCACCCTGTACTACCTGTCGGACGCCACGGACCGGGAGCGCTACACGGTCGACCCGGCCCACTGGCGCGTCGTCCGGTACGAAGAGCGCTCGGCCACCGGAACCGTCCGTCAGAAACGGCTGTTTTCGCAATTCCGACGGGTGGAGGACGTGTTGTTGCCCGCCCGCCTGATCTTTCAACAGCCGTCCGACGACCTCCGGGCCGTGGTGAACTACGAGGAGATGACCCTCAACCCGTCGGGGCTTTCCTTCTCCCTCGACGTGCCCGAGCAGGTGCCCCGTCGGAGATTTCAGTAG